In a genomic window of Sandaracinaceae bacterium:
- a CDS encoding ammonium transporter, translating into MTEINGADTAWVLVSCALVLLMTPGLALFYGGMVNSRNVLSTFMHSFIALGVMTIQWVVIGYSISFAPDIGNGLTGGLDHVFLMGVAHDEVRSGLTIPHILFMGFQMMFAIITPALISGAIAERMKFSAYLLFIVLWGTLVYDPLCHWVWGGGWLGTRGALDFAGGTVVHLSAGAGALVAAIVVGKRKRPSPPHNLTMTLTGAGLLWFGWFGFNAGSALMANGQASLALVNTHIAAAAAACSWVLAERIKHGRVTALGVASGLVAGLVVITPAAGFVTPTSALIMGLVAGPVCYGAVLAKNKLGYDDSLDAFGVHGVGGFLGAVLTGVFAISALTPGGAKGLLEGDTHLFIENIIGVVVAAIFSAVVTYVILKVIDKTIGLRVDEEQEAEGLDTATHGEKGYLFGGAGAMATEE; encoded by the coding sequence ATGACTGAGATCAACGGGGCGGATACCGCCTGGGTGCTCGTTTCGTGTGCGCTCGTGCTCTTGATGACGCCGGGGCTCGCGCTGTTCTACGGCGGCATGGTCAACAGCCGCAACGTGCTCTCGACCTTCATGCACAGCTTCATCGCGCTCGGCGTGATGACCATCCAGTGGGTCGTCATCGGCTACTCCATCTCCTTCGCACCCGACATCGGCAACGGCCTCACGGGCGGCCTCGACCACGTCTTCCTCATGGGCGTGGCGCATGACGAGGTCCGCAGCGGGCTCACCATCCCGCACATCCTGTTCATGGGCTTCCAGATGATGTTCGCCATCATCACGCCCGCCCTGATCTCGGGCGCCATCGCCGAGCGCATGAAGTTCAGCGCCTACCTGCTCTTCATCGTGCTCTGGGGCACCCTGGTCTATGACCCGCTCTGCCACTGGGTCTGGGGCGGCGGCTGGCTCGGGACCCGCGGCGCGCTCGACTTCGCTGGCGGCACGGTCGTGCACCTCAGCGCCGGCGCTGGCGCTCTCGTCGCCGCCATCGTGGTGGGCAAGCGCAAGCGCCCCTCCCCGCCGCACAACCTCACCATGACCCTCACGGGCGCGGGCCTGCTGTGGTTCGGCTGGTTCGGCTTCAACGCCGGCAGCGCCCTGATGGCCAATGGCCAGGCCTCCCTCGCGCTCGTGAACACGCACATCGCGGCAGCCGCAGCGGCCTGCTCGTGGGTCCTCGCGGAGCGTATCAAGCACGGCCGCGTCACCGCGCTCGGCGTGGCGTCCGGTCTGGTCGCCGGCCTGGTGGTCATCACCCCCGCGGCGGGCTTCGTGACGCCCACCAGCGCCCTCATCATGGGCCTCGTCGCGGGCCCCGTGTGCTACGGCGCGGTGCTCGCGAAGAACAAGCTCGGCTATGACGACTCGCTCGACGCCTTCGGCGTGCACGGCGTGGGCGGCTTCCTCGGCGCCGTGCTGACGGGTGTCTTCGCCATCTCCGCGCTCACCCCCGGCGGCGCCAAGGGCCTGCTCGAGGGCGACACACACCTCTTCATCGAGAACATCATCGGTGTGGTCGTGGCTGCCATCTTCTCGGCCGTGGTGACCTACGTCATCCTCAAGGTCATCGACAAGACCATCGGTCTGCGCGTCGACGAGGAGCAAGAGGCCGAGGGTCTCGACACGGCGACCCATGGCGAGAAGGGCTACCTCTTCGGCGGCGCTGGCGCCATGGCCACCGAGGAGTGA
- a CDS encoding AAA family ATPase: MHLDFAELDKIYDAGRTTVYGGLTLPGGRRAVVKTIRDAFPSRRLIRGLRQEQRLLESLNAPGIIKSYGLVSQDGWLALLIEDFGGVSLATACRGRRLNLDTFLEVAIGVADALASVHEAGIIHKDVSPGNIVWNVDTGVVKLVDFGISVRASHDRALRDVSELEGTLAYIAPEQTGRTHRRIDWRTDLYSLGCTLYDALLGRPPFDSTDILELVHAHLAVAPRPAHEVDSSVPVALSNVLARLLEKNGEDRYQSAFGLATDLRRIRAALAKTGHCEPFELTTAAAPNRLEAPDKLYGRERELAWLRERFRDAAGEGANLCLISGYSGIGKTALVEHAEAENVAQQGTYVAGKFDQFKRGVPYASLISAFEQLVGQLVAQPAEVTRVYRERILEAVEPNAQVLIDVIPDLRLLLGDQPAVADLPAAEAENRLNVVLGRFVRALPDPGRPFVIFLDDLQWADLPSLHAIGRFVTDPQARHLLIVGAYRENEVGAAHPLRALIERVRDAGRLSDLQLGPLTREDTHALVRDAFGGAPDAAAVADICHEKTAGNPFFLNQFLQGLYERQLVRFDYEAGIWRADLARLREQDFTDNVVEFMSQKVGTLEGPAQRALSVASVIGNQFRLDQLGALLGDADAAADGATQAEDRALAALDPARALGLIYVESGDVVTGRFSHDRVQQAAYERLAKDERDAIHHQLGKGLLAAYHGGDETQLFDATNHLNHVPVADLPPSERRPLAELNLRAARQARASSAYHVAYAFAQAGLARQPQDGFERDYRLTADLHLEAAESAFLTGDYAAMERELDTLLKGARDVFDEVRAYEIRVVAQNARNDLVGAMQACLDALAKLGIVLDVKPTQGAVVSHLLRTKLALRGKSVEELSALPASRGRHEQAASRLLMSLIGPAYYASPNLLPIAAFTVVRLALDKGVCAESATGFALYGLVLCTLSDFEGAYRYGQVGMAIAERFEGTRHANRARHLYNTHVRLWKEPWIRSADALELTHERAYANGDFEYAAFSGFMRGALLGATGRDLQDVTEIMAKAAAALAEMQQNTSGLTLGIVRQAALNLRKLAPGALPYVLQGEAYDERVSVAQHREASDTTNLYCYLTTRMRLAYLFGEDTVAYAAALESAPLEAGAAATFFVPDAYFYECLTRLKVEPTLGPVERAKSRARLLMLQRKLAKLAAAGPMNIRPRIDMIAGELARLRGQSGEALEAFDRAVRGAREQGYTDIEALALELAGRLQLERNNALLGHTYLRAARAAYERWGALEKVTRLVEQYPFTAHGPGSGSESRTASTVTTSNDHGAVLDLETATRASRAISEEIVLSRLVERLMRVVVENAGAERGVLVLSSAAGPHVVAVLSFVDGEPVVRHAAGDPLETSMELSLGIARWVLAAGRAVVLEDAARRGDFVQDPYVRARQPRSILCAPIEYQGTLRGLIYLENNLARGAFTSDRIQMLQLLTAQAAVSIENAQLYDSLELKVAERTRQLELRNEFIRKTFGRYLSDDVVDSILDEPRGLELGGELRRVSVVMADLRGFSTAASALPPEDVLRVINHFLAGMTEVIFQYGGTIDEVLGDGLLVLFGAPVSRPDDADRAVACAIAMQSAMAAVNARNAALGLPQLEMGIGIHTGDAVVGNLGSDKRAKYGVVGTVVNLAARIEGLTTGGQVLISSETSAFVSAPLELRASTTFQPKGASTPLSVFEVTAIGAPFDQRLARAEHPLIDVTPFEVEYAVVTDVDAGERRTGQVVALSDVDVMVVGSVCPELLRDVCLDLPGLGADARIYGKVVSWPEPGRFVVRLTAVPSVAAVQLAERRASR, from the coding sequence ATGCACCTCGACTTCGCCGAGCTCGACAAGATCTACGATGCTGGCCGAACGACCGTATACGGAGGCCTGACGCTCCCCGGTGGTCGCAGGGCGGTCGTCAAGACCATCCGTGACGCCTTCCCGTCGCGGCGCCTCATCCGCGGCTTGCGCCAAGAGCAGCGCCTCCTCGAGTCGCTCAACGCCCCGGGCATCATCAAGAGCTACGGGCTGGTCAGCCAGGACGGCTGGCTCGCGCTGCTCATCGAGGACTTCGGCGGCGTGTCGCTGGCCACGGCCTGTCGGGGGCGGCGGCTCAACCTGGACACCTTCCTCGAGGTGGCCATCGGCGTGGCCGACGCGCTCGCCAGCGTCCACGAGGCTGGCATCATCCACAAGGACGTCAGCCCCGGGAACATCGTGTGGAACGTGGACACCGGCGTGGTGAAGCTGGTGGACTTCGGCATCTCGGTGCGCGCCTCTCACGACCGCGCGCTGCGCGACGTCAGCGAGCTCGAGGGCACGCTGGCCTACATCGCGCCCGAGCAGACGGGGCGCACGCACCGCCGCATCGACTGGCGCACGGACCTCTACTCGTTGGGCTGCACGCTCTACGACGCGCTGCTCGGGCGGCCGCCGTTCGACTCCACCGACATCCTCGAGCTGGTGCACGCGCACCTGGCCGTGGCCCCGCGTCCTGCGCACGAGGTGGACTCGTCCGTGCCCGTGGCGCTCTCCAACGTGCTCGCGCGGCTGCTCGAGAAGAACGGCGAAGACCGCTACCAGAGCGCCTTCGGGCTGGCCACGGACCTGCGCCGCATCCGAGCCGCGCTCGCCAAGACCGGTCACTGTGAGCCCTTCGAGCTGACCACGGCGGCGGCGCCCAATCGCCTCGAGGCGCCCGACAAGCTCTACGGCCGTGAGCGCGAGCTCGCCTGGCTGCGCGAGCGCTTCCGTGACGCGGCGGGTGAGGGCGCCAACCTGTGCCTCATCTCGGGCTACTCGGGCATCGGCAAGACCGCCCTGGTGGAGCACGCCGAGGCCGAGAACGTGGCGCAGCAGGGCACCTACGTGGCCGGCAAGTTCGACCAGTTCAAGCGCGGGGTGCCGTATGCCTCGCTCATCAGCGCCTTCGAGCAGCTGGTGGGGCAGCTGGTCGCGCAGCCGGCCGAGGTCACGCGCGTCTACCGCGAGCGCATCCTCGAGGCGGTCGAGCCCAACGCGCAGGTGCTCATCGACGTCATCCCCGACTTGCGCCTGCTGTTGGGTGACCAGCCCGCCGTGGCCGACCTGCCTGCCGCCGAAGCCGAGAACCGCCTGAACGTGGTGCTCGGCCGCTTCGTCCGCGCGCTGCCCGATCCGGGGCGGCCCTTCGTCATCTTCTTGGATGACCTCCAGTGGGCGGACCTGCCTTCGTTGCACGCCATCGGGCGCTTCGTGACCGACCCGCAGGCGCGCCACCTGCTCATCGTGGGGGCCTACCGCGAGAACGAGGTGGGCGCCGCGCATCCTCTGCGCGCGCTGATCGAGCGCGTGCGCGACGCCGGTCGCTTGAGCGACCTCCAGCTGGGGCCGCTCACCCGTGAGGACACGCACGCCCTGGTGCGCGACGCGTTCGGCGGTGCCCCGGACGCCGCCGCGGTGGCCGACATCTGCCACGAGAAGACGGCGGGCAACCCGTTCTTCCTGAACCAGTTCCTGCAGGGCCTCTACGAGCGGCAGTTGGTGCGCTTCGACTACGAAGCGGGCATTTGGCGGGCCGATCTCGCGCGGCTGCGCGAGCAGGACTTCACCGACAACGTGGTGGAGTTCATGAGCCAGAAGGTGGGGACGCTCGAGGGCCCTGCGCAGCGCGCGCTCTCGGTGGCGTCCGTGATCGGCAACCAGTTCCGCCTCGACCAGCTGGGCGCGCTCCTGGGCGACGCCGATGCCGCGGCAGACGGAGCGACCCAGGCCGAAGACCGCGCGCTCGCGGCCCTCGACCCCGCGCGCGCGCTGGGGCTCATCTACGTGGAGTCGGGCGACGTGGTGACGGGCCGCTTCTCGCACGACCGCGTGCAGCAAGCGGCCTACGAGCGCCTCGCGAAAGACGAGCGCGACGCCATCCACCACCAGCTCGGCAAGGGCCTCCTGGCTGCGTACCACGGCGGGGACGAGACCCAGCTCTTCGACGCCACCAACCACCTCAACCACGTGCCGGTCGCGGACCTGCCGCCCAGCGAGCGTCGGCCCCTGGCCGAGCTCAACCTGCGCGCGGCTCGCCAAGCGCGGGCATCCAGCGCCTATCACGTGGCCTACGCGTTCGCGCAGGCGGGCCTCGCGCGCCAGCCGCAAGACGGCTTCGAGCGCGACTACCGCCTCACCGCCGACCTGCACCTCGAGGCGGCCGAGTCAGCCTTCCTGACGGGTGACTACGCCGCCATGGAGCGCGAGCTCGACACCCTGCTCAAGGGGGCGCGCGACGTGTTCGACGAGGTGCGCGCCTACGAGATCCGCGTGGTGGCGCAGAACGCCCGCAACGACCTCGTGGGGGCCATGCAGGCGTGCCTCGACGCGCTGGCCAAGCTGGGCATCGTGCTGGACGTGAAGCCCACGCAGGGTGCCGTGGTGAGTCACCTGCTGCGCACCAAGCTGGCGCTGCGTGGCAAGTCCGTGGAGGAGCTGTCCGCCCTCCCCGCGTCCCGCGGGCGCCACGAGCAAGCCGCGTCGCGCCTGCTCATGTCGCTCATCGGGCCGGCCTACTATGCGTCGCCCAACCTGCTGCCCATCGCCGCCTTCACGGTGGTGCGCCTGGCGCTCGACAAGGGCGTGTGCGCCGAGTCCGCCACCGGCTTCGCGCTCTACGGTCTCGTGCTCTGCACGCTGTCCGACTTCGAGGGTGCCTACCGCTACGGGCAGGTGGGCATGGCCATCGCCGAACGCTTCGAGGGCACCCGCCACGCCAACCGCGCGCGCCACCTCTACAACACGCACGTGCGCCTGTGGAAGGAGCCGTGGATCCGCTCGGCCGACGCGCTCGAGCTCACCCACGAGCGGGCCTACGCCAACGGCGACTTCGAGTACGCGGCGTTCAGCGGCTTCATGCGCGGCGCGCTGCTGGGGGCCACCGGGCGCGACCTGCAGGACGTCACCGAGATCATGGCCAAGGCCGCTGCGGCGCTGGCCGAGATGCAGCAGAACACCAGCGGCCTCACGCTGGGCATCGTGCGGCAGGCCGCGCTCAACCTCCGTAAGCTCGCGCCAGGCGCGCTCCCGTACGTGCTGCAGGGCGAGGCCTACGACGAGCGCGTCTCCGTGGCGCAGCACCGCGAGGCCAGCGACACCACCAACCTCTACTGCTACCTGACCACCCGCATGCGGCTCGCGTATCTCTTCGGAGAAGACACGGTGGCCTACGCCGCAGCGCTCGAGTCGGCGCCCCTCGAGGCGGGCGCAGCGGCCACGTTCTTCGTGCCCGACGCGTACTTCTACGAGTGCCTGACGCGCCTCAAGGTGGAGCCCACGCTCGGGCCCGTGGAGCGCGCGAAGAGCCGCGCGCGCCTCCTCATGCTCCAGCGCAAGCTGGCCAAGCTGGCCGCGGCCGGGCCCATGAACATCCGGCCGCGCATCGACATGATCGCGGGTGAGCTGGCACGCCTGCGCGGCCAGTCGGGCGAGGCGCTCGAGGCCTTCGACCGCGCCGTGCGCGGCGCGCGCGAGCAGGGCTACACGGACATCGAGGCCCTCGCGCTCGAGCTGGCCGGGCGCCTGCAGCTGGAGCGCAACAACGCGCTGCTGGGCCACACCTATCTGCGCGCCGCGCGGGCCGCGTACGAGCGCTGGGGCGCGCTCGAGAAGGTCACCCGGCTGGTGGAGCAGTACCCCTTCACCGCGCACGGTCCCGGCTCCGGCTCCGAGAGCCGCACGGCCTCCACCGTCACCACGTCCAACGATCACGGCGCCGTGCTGGACCTCGAGACCGCCACGCGCGCTTCACGCGCCATCTCCGAAGAGATCGTGCTCTCGCGCCTGGTCGAGCGCCTCATGCGCGTGGTGGTCGAAAACGCGGGCGCCGAGCGCGGCGTGCTCGTGCTCTCGTCCGCAGCCGGTCCGCACGTCGTCGCCGTGCTCAGCTTCGTGGACGGTGAGCCCGTGGTGCGCCACGCCGCCGGCGACCCGCTCGAGACCTCCATGGAGCTGTCGCTGGGCATCGCGCGCTGGGTCCTCGCGGCGGGCCGAGCCGTGGTGCTGGAAGACGCCGCTCGGCGCGGTGACTTCGTGCAAGACCCCTATGTCCGCGCGCGCCAGCCGCGCTCCATCCTGTGCGCGCCCATCGAGTACCAGGGCACGTTGCGCGGGCTCATCTATCTCGAGAACAACCTGGCGCGCGGCGCGTTCACCAGCGACCGCATCCAGATGCTGCAGCTGCTCACCGCGCAGGCCGCCGTCTCCATCGAGAACGCGCAGCTCTACGACAGCCTCGAGCTCAAGGTGGCCGAGCGCACGCGCCAGCTCGAGCTGCGCAACGAGTTCATCCGCAAGACCTTCGGGCGCTACCTGAGCGACGACGTGGTGGACTCCATCCTGGACGAGCCGCGCGGCCTCGAGCTGGGTGGCGAGCTGCGCCGCGTGTCGGTGGTCATGGCCGACCTGCGCGGCTTCTCCACGGCGGCCAGCGCGCTCCCGCCCGAAGACGTCTTGCGCGTCATCAACCACTTCCTCGCGGGCATGACCGAGGTCATCTTCCAGTACGGGGGTACCATCGACGAGGTGCTCGGTGACGGGCTCTTGGTGCTCTTCGGGGCGCCCGTCTCGCGCCCCGACGACGCCGACCGTGCCGTGGCGTGTGCCATCGCGATGCAGTCCGCCATGGCCGCCGTGAACGCGCGCAACGCCGCGCTCGGCCTCCCGCAGCTCGAGATGGGCATCGGCATCCACACCGGGGACGCCGTCGTGGGCAACCTGGGCAGCGACAAGCGCGCCAAGTACGGCGTGGTCGGCACCGTGGTCAACCTCGCGGCGCGCATCGAGGGCCTCACCACCGGCGGCCAGGTGCTCATCTCCAGCGAGACCAGCGCGTTCGTGAGCGCCCCGCTCGAGCTGCGCGCCAGCACCACCTTTCAGCCCAAGGGCGCCAGCACGCCCCTCTCGGTCTTCGAGGTCACCGCCATCGGCGCGCCCTTCGACCAGCGCCTCGCGCGCGCCGAGCATCCGCTCATCGACGTCACGCCCTTCGAGGTGGAGTACGCCGTGGTCACCGACGTGGACGCCGGGGAGCGGCGCACCGGTCAGGTGGTAGCGCTCTCCGACGTGGACGTCATGGTGGTGGGCAGCGTCTGTCCCGAGCTGCTGCGCGACGTCTGTCTCGACCTCCCGGGCCTCGGCGCCGACGCCCGCATCTACGGCAAGGTCGTGTCGTGGCCCGAGCCCGGCCGCTTCGTGGTTCGCCTCACGGCCGTGCCCAGCGTCGCCGCGGTGCAGCTCGCCGAGCGTCGCGCCTCCCGCTGA
- a CDS encoding lipoxygenase produces the protein MAIKRDLYRYDYAYPPGIAVARDLPPGEAFSACFVSEIMRIQAITFENGMQSSARCEDSRANRRLSFLMTAGRALLSPAELASTLGTQLTDHARMMRDDRPATVLGYNELYATIERPAVAANYQDDFVFAWQRIAGANPMVLRALTRLPEHYRFDATSFRGAARKHYGVSYDGPSFESALAAGRLFVADYSLLADVPNGSWLGVPQYLFAPIALFCWFPPIGRFPARLMPVGIQETQAGDARVVDPSQPSEWILAKTAVQVADLVWHEARAHLGLTHLVMEGVTLATQRQLSERHPLHILLTPHCRFTLAINDFAKHHLIVPGGQVEQYIAPAINGFLGVVAKTLGAFAWKDVALRSDLAARGVDDVTRLPVYPYRDDALDLWDAIERFVGDYVALYYRDADAVADDVELLAWATELGSQDGARLGVIKPPETPTELVDLLTFFIFTASAQHSALNYTQWPFMGYVPSMPAAAYAPLPDQAHSRRVADFDREYIAMLPTYAQAAGQINLLYLLSGIRYNHLGEYLPCHFRDLRVVPVLRRFKERLAKVETDSRGRDQSRPVTYPYLFPSNVAQSVHI, from the coding sequence TTGGCCATCAAGCGAGACCTCTATCGCTACGACTACGCGTACCCCCCCGGTATCGCCGTCGCCCGCGATCTGCCGCCGGGCGAAGCGTTCTCAGCGTGCTTCGTGTCCGAGATCATGCGCATCCAGGCCATCACGTTCGAGAACGGGATGCAGTCGAGCGCGCGGTGCGAGGACTCGCGCGCCAATCGCCGCCTGAGCTTCCTGATGACCGCCGGCCGCGCGCTCTTGAGCCCCGCCGAGCTGGCGTCCACCCTGGGAACGCAGCTCACCGACCACGCGCGCATGATGCGTGACGATCGGCCCGCCACGGTGCTGGGATACAACGAGCTCTACGCCACCATCGAGCGCCCGGCGGTGGCGGCCAACTACCAGGATGACTTCGTGTTCGCCTGGCAGCGCATCGCGGGGGCCAACCCCATGGTGCTGCGGGCGCTCACGCGGCTGCCAGAGCACTACCGCTTCGACGCCACGAGCTTTCGCGGCGCGGCGCGCAAGCACTACGGCGTGTCCTATGACGGCCCGTCGTTCGAGTCGGCGCTCGCCGCGGGGCGGCTGTTCGTGGCGGACTACTCGTTGCTCGCGGACGTGCCCAACGGCTCGTGGCTGGGCGTGCCGCAGTACCTCTTCGCGCCCATCGCGCTCTTCTGCTGGTTCCCGCCCATTGGCCGCTTTCCGGCGCGCTTGATGCCGGTGGGCATCCAGGAGACGCAGGCCGGCGACGCCCGCGTGGTGGACCCTTCGCAGCCGTCGGAGTGGATCCTGGCGAAGACGGCCGTGCAGGTGGCGGACCTGGTGTGGCACGAGGCGCGCGCACACCTGGGGCTCACGCACCTGGTGATGGAGGGGGTCACCCTCGCCACGCAGCGGCAGCTCTCGGAGCGGCACCCGCTGCACATCCTGCTCACGCCGCACTGCCGCTTCACCCTGGCCATCAACGACTTCGCGAAGCACCACCTGATCGTGCCGGGTGGTCAGGTGGAGCAATACATCGCGCCCGCCATCAATGGCTTCCTGGGCGTGGTGGCCAAGACGCTGGGCGCCTTCGCGTGGAAGGACGTGGCCCTCCGGAGTGACCTCGCCGCGCGCGGCGTGGACGACGTGACGCGCCTGCCGGTGTATCCCTACCGCGATGACGCGCTCGACCTGTGGGACGCCATCGAGCGCTTCGTGGGCGACTACGTGGCGCTCTACTACCGGGACGCGGACGCGGTGGCCGACGACGTGGAGCTGCTGGCCTGGGCCACGGAGCTCGGCTCGCAAGACGGCGCGCGCTTGGGCGTCATCAAGCCGCCCGAGACGCCCACCGAGCTGGTGGACCTGCTCACGTTCTTCATCTTCACGGCCAGCGCGCAGCACTCGGCGCTGAACTACACGCAGTGGCCCTTCATGGGCTACGTGCCCTCCATGCCGGCGGCGGCCTACGCGCCGCTGCCGGACCAGGCGCACTCGCGGCGCGTGGCGGACTTCGACCGCGAGTACATCGCGATGCTGCCCACGTACGCGCAGGCCGCGGGGCAGATCAACCTGCTCTATCTGCTGTCGGGCATTCGCTACAACCACTTGGGGGAGTACCTGCCGTGCCACTTCCGCGACCTGCGCGTGGTGCCGGTGCTGCGCCGCTTCAAGGAGCGGCTAGCCAAGGTGGAGACCGACAGCCGAGGGCGCGACCAGAGCCGGCCGGTGACGTACCCCTACCTCTTCCCTTCCAACGTGGCTCAGAGCGTTCACATCTGA
- a CDS encoding SRPBCC family protein, with amino-acid sequence MKPLHDCTVVGLDYLVSAPTSITVAVTARATPAQVFAALEDAAAWPKWAPAIKKVTWTSPKPFGLGTTRTVDLVAGMVAEEEFIGWEPNRRMAFYFTRTSMPADAFAEDYVLSDMGDGRTKIAWTMAMTPEKGRKNPKVVDALMAKGNAWMLGRFAKLVERGGR; translated from the coding sequence ATGAAACCTCTCCACGACTGCACGGTGGTCGGCCTCGACTACCTCGTCTCCGCCCCCACCTCCATCACGGTCGCCGTCACGGCGCGCGCCACCCCGGCGCAGGTCTTCGCCGCCCTCGAAGACGCCGCGGCCTGGCCCAAGTGGGCGCCCGCCATCAAGAAGGTCACCTGGACCTCGCCCAAGCCGTTTGGCCTCGGCACCACGCGCACGGTCGACCTGGTGGCCGGCATGGTCGCCGAGGAAGAGTTCATCGGCTGGGAGCCCAACCGCCGCATGGCCTTCTACTTCACGCGCACCAGCATGCCGGCCGATGCGTTCGCGGAGGACTACGTGCTGAGTGACATGGGTGACGGCCGCACGAAGATCGCGTGGACCATGGCCATGACGCCCGAGAAGGGGCGCAAGAACCCGAAGGTCGTCGATGCGTTGATGGCGAAGGGGAACGCGTGGATGCTGGGGCGGTTCGCCAAGCTGGTGGAGCGCGGGGGTCGCTGA
- the ssb gene encoding single-stranded DNA-binding protein — MAEGLNRVTLIGNLGQDPELRHTQGGGAVLTLRIATTESFSNRAGERQERTDWHTVKLWGKRAEALAGILSKGRQICVEGRIQYSQWEDKQGQKRTSTEINAQNIILIGGRRDGGGDVGGGGGGGGGRSGGGGGGGGGYDDGGYDGPSGGGGGGGGFPSDDFGDDDIPF; from the coding sequence ATGGCAGAAGGCCTCAATCGCGTCACTCTCATCGGCAACCTCGGGCAGGACCCGGAGCTGCGCCACACCCAGGGCGGCGGCGCCGTGCTCACGCTGCGCATCGCCACCACCGAGTCGTTCTCCAACCGCGCCGGCGAGCGCCAAGAGCGCACGGACTGGCACACGGTCAAGCTCTGGGGCAAGCGCGCCGAGGCGCTGGCCGGCATCCTCTCGAAGGGCCGGCAGATCTGCGTCGAAGGGCGCATCCAGTACTCCCAGTGGGAGGACAAGCAGGGCCAGAAGCGCACCTCCACGGAGATCAACGCGCAGAACATCATCCTCATCGGCGGCCGGCGTGACGGCGGCGGCGACGTGGGCGGTGGTGGCGGTGGCGGCGGTGGTCGCTCGGGTGGCGGCGGCGGTGGTGGCGGGGGCTACGACGACGGCGGCTACGACGGCCCGAGCGGCGGTGGTGGCGGCGGCGGTGGCTTCCCGTCCGACGACTTCGGCGACGACGACATCCCGTTCTGA
- the cyoE gene encoding protoheme IX farnesyltransferase: protein MQTAALTPTFSATLRDLAELAKPRITLMVAITAAGGMRLAPGTVEPWRAAVMLITTCMVVAGANALNCYLERDSDRLMQRTARRPLPDGRMQPRMALIFGLFLGAVSVPILTLAINPLTGLLGAFALISYVAIYTPMKQYTPTALLVGAVPGALPPLMGWTAITNGLEAPGLVLFSILFLWQVPHFIAISIFRQEEYERAGLKVLPSVRGLQASKMQALLWTGVLFITSLLLVPMRVAGLGYAITALVMGAMFLGVAFMGLRESAGVKWAKQLFVTSLVYLTVLFTALMLDAA, encoded by the coding sequence ATGCAGACCGCTGCCCTCACGCCCACGTTCAGCGCCACGCTCCGCGACCTGGCCGAGCTCGCCAAGCCGCGCATCACGCTGATGGTCGCCATCACGGCGGCCGGCGGCATGCGCCTCGCTCCCGGCACGGTGGAGCCCTGGCGCGCGGCGGTCATGCTGATCACCACCTGCATGGTGGTGGCCGGCGCCAACGCCCTCAACTGCTACCTCGAGCGCGACAGCGACCGCCTCATGCAGCGCACCGCGCGCCGGCCGCTCCCGGACGGGCGCATGCAGCCGCGCATGGCGCTGATCTTCGGCCTGTTTCTCGGCGCCGTCTCGGTCCCCATTCTCACCCTGGCCATCAACCCGCTCACGGGCTTGCTGGGGGCCTTCGCGCTCATCAGCTACGTGGCCATCTACACGCCCATGAAGCAGTACACGCCCACGGCGCTGCTGGTGGGCGCCGTGCCGGGCGCGCTGCCCCCGCTCATGGGCTGGACGGCCATCACCAACGGCCTCGAGGCGCCGGGCCTGGTGCTCTTCTCCATCCTGTTCCTGTGGCAGGTGCCGCACTTCATCGCCATCTCCATCTTCCGCCAGGAAGAGTACGAGCGGGCCGGCCTCAAGGTGCTGCCCAGCGTGCGCGGCCTGCAGGCCAGCAAGATGCAGGCGCTGTTGTGGACGGGCGTGTTGTTCATCACCAGCCTGCTGCTGGTGCCCATGCGCGTGGCGGGCCTCGGCTACGCCATCACCGCGCTGGTCATGGGCGCCATGTTCCTGGGCGTGGCGTTCATGGGCCTGCGCGAGTCGGCCGGCGTCAAGTGGGCCAAGCAGCTGTTCGTGACGTCGCTCGTGTACCTCACGGTGCTGTTCACGGCGCTCATGCTCGACGCGGCCTGA
- a CDS encoding SCO family protein, which translates to MPAGLLVMCAALLSAAVLGCEPERPLPPVLHALPDFRAQDQAGQAFTLADMDGKVWIANFVFTDCPSVCPMLTAQMSNLQRRLAPQAPELRYVSISVDPVRDTPPVLAEYAARHNADLSTWRFLTLGDHAATTRLLMTGFRVRMGEREAQPAGGYDIMHASHFVLVDGQHRVRGYYSTDAEGLGNLELDALALLR; encoded by the coding sequence GTGCCTGCCGGGCTGCTCGTCATGTGCGCCGCGCTGCTGAGCGCCGCCGTGCTGGGCTGCGAGCCCGAGCGCCCACTGCCGCCCGTGCTGCACGCCCTCCCGGACTTCCGCGCCCAGGACCAAGCCGGGCAGGCGTTCACGCTCGCGGACATGGACGGCAAGGTGTGGATCGCGAACTTCGTCTTCACCGACTGCCCTAGCGTGTGCCCCATGCTCACCGCGCAGATGAGCAACCTGCAGCGCCGGCTCGCCCCCCAGGCCCCCGAGCTGCGCTACGTCTCCATCAGCGTGGACCCGGTGCGCGACACGCCTCCCGTTCTGGCCGAGTACGCGGCCCGGCACAACGCCGACCTCTCCACCTGGCGCTTCCTCACGCTGGGCGACCACGCCGCCACCACGCGGCTCTTGATGACCGGCTTCCGCGTGCGCATGGGCGAGCGCGAGGCCCAGCCGGCCGGGGGCTACGACATCATGCACGCCAGCCACTTCGTGCTGGTGGACGGGCAGCACCGCGTGCGCGGGTACTACAGCACGGACGCCGAGGGGCTCGGCAACCTCGAGCTGGACGCCCTGGCCCTGCTGCGCTGA